The sequence GTCATTGTTGTCGAACGGTGCCGTGTCGCAGAACATGTTGAACGGATAGTAGCCACGGCCCGAGACGTTCTCGATGCTGACGCCGGGGATGCGCTTGACCAGGTCGACGACCTTCGGCTCGACACGGTTGATCATCTGCACCTGGCCGCCCTGCAGCGCGGCCAGCCGCGCCGTCGCGTCATTGATGACGACGATCTCGATCTGGTCGGCATGGCCCGCCTTGTCGCCGCGCCAGTAATTTGCGAAGCGCTCGCCGCCATGACGCACACCGGGCTGGTTGACTGTGACCTTGTAGGGGCCGGCGCTGATGCCGGCATTCGGATTGTCCTTGCCGCCATTCGGCTGGATGACGAGATGGTAGTCGGCCATCAGATAGGGGAAGTCGGCATCGGCGTCGCCCAGCGTGACGACCACTTCCTCGCCATTCGGCTTGATGCCTTTGATGTTCTTCAGCACGCCCAGCGCGCCCGACTTCGACTTCTCGTCGGCGTGACGTTCGAGCGTCGCCGCGACGTCGTCGGCGGTCACGGTCTTGCCATTGTGGAATTCAATGCCGTCGCGCACCTTGATCGTCCAAGTCTTGGCGTCGGCGGAAGCGCCGATCTCCTCGGCGATGAGGTTCTCCACGCCACCATCCGGCTTGAGGCGAACCAGAAATTCGCCCCACTGCTTGCAGAAACTGAAAGTGACCTGGCTGAGGTTCAGCGCCGGGTCGAGGCTGTTGGTCGACTCGCCGCCCTGCAGGCCGGCCTTGAGGATGCCGCCCTTGACCGGCGTCTGTGCGAAGGCTTTCCCGGCCAGCGTCGTTGCCAGCGCCGCCGACACACCCAGTGCCGCGGTGCGGCCAAGGAAGTCGCGACGCGATATCCGGCCCTGGCCGGCGAGATCAGCGAGATGGTCGAGTTCAGTCTTCATGTCCTACCCCTTGTTGAAAACAACGTCACGCGCAGCGCCCGTCCGCAAGGACGTGTGGCGCTTTAGTGTTGCATACCGATGACGACAGTCGCCCCAGCCCGGCGGTTCGAGCTATTCCGTTGCCTGACGCAATTCCGGAAGGTTCGCACTTTCCCTGGAATTGCTCAGTTCCCCGCGCTGGCCATGCGCCGCCCCTTGATCGCCTTTTCCAGCCAGCCGATCTCCATCTCGGGAACCGAGGAAAGCAGAAGATCGGTATAGGCATCGAAGGGCGGGGTCAGTACCGTGCTCTTCGGCCCATAGCGCACCACCTCTCCGCGATACATCACCGCGATCGAATCGGCGATCGACTTCACCGTCGCCAGATCGTGGGTGATGAACAGATAGGCGACGTTCTCCTCTTTCTGCAACTCGAGCAGGAGCTCTAGGATGCCGTGAGCGACCAGCGGGTCGAGCGCCGACGTTACCTCGTCGCAGATGATCAGCTTGGGCTTGGCGGCGAGCGAACGGGCAATGCAGACACGCTGCTTCTGGCCGCCGGAAAGCTCGGCCGGGTAGCGGTCGAAAAAGCCCTTGCCCATCTCGATCTTGTCGAGCAGCTCGGCGACGCGCCGGTCGCGTTCCTTGCCGCGTATGCCGAAATAGAATTCGAGCGGCCGGCCGATGATGGTGCCGACCGTCTGGCGCGGGTTCATCGCCACGTCCGCCATCTGATAGATCATCTGCAACTGGCGCAGATCTTCTTTCGGCCGGTCGGCCAGCCGGTTGGCCAGCGGACGTCCGTCAAAGGTGACGGTGCCTTCCTCTGGCGGCAGCAAACCGGTGATGGCGCGCGCCAGCGTCGACTTTCCGGAGCCGGACTCACCCACCACGGCCAGCGTCTGGCCGGGATAGATGTCGACCGAAACGTTCTTCAGCACCTTGATGTGGCTGCGGCCATAGGCAGCGGTGACATTCTTGACCGACAGGAACGGCGTCGTGCCGGGTTTCTGTTCGGCGTGCTCGATCTCGTGCACCGAGACCAGCGCATTGGTGTATTCCTGGCGCGGTTCCTTGATGATCTGGCGGGTGCCGCCCCATTCGACCAGCCGGCCATGGCGCAGCACCATGATCTCGTCAGAGACCTGGGCGACAACGGCAAGGTCGTGGGTGATGTACAGCGCCGCCACATGCGTATCGCGGATGGCATCCTTGATCGCCGCCAGTACGTCGATCTGCGTCGTCACGTCGAGCGCCGTGGTCGGCTCGTCGAAGACGATCAGGTCCGGCTCCGAGCACAGCGCCATTGCCGTCATCACGCGCTGCAGCTGGCCGCCCGAGACCTGGTGCGGAAAGCGCTCGCCGATGGTTTCGGGGTTTGGCAGGCTGAGCTTCTTGAACAGCGCAACGGCGCGCTTCTCGGCCTCGGCGCGTGTCGCCGTGCCGTGCAGCAGAGTGGCTTCCACCACCTGATCCATCAGCCTGTGCGCCGGGTTGAAGGCCGCCGCCGCCGATTGCGCGACATAGCAGACCTCGCGGCCGCGCAGCTTGCGGAAACCTTCCTTCCCACCCTTGAGGATATCGCGGCCGTTTAGGATCACCTCACCACCGGTGATGCGCACGCCGCCGCGGCCATAGCCCATCGACGACAGGCCGATGGTCGACTTGCCGGCGCCGGATTCGCCGATCAGGCCCAGCACCTTGCCCTTTTCCAGCGTCAACGAGACGTCATGCACCAGCACGATGTTCTTCGGCGGCTCGCCGGGCGGGTAGACGGTGGCCTCGATGCGCAAATTGCGGATGTCGAGGAGCAGGCCAGGCTTCGCTTTGCTGTCGGCCATCACCCGCGTCCTCCCTTCAGGCTGGTCGTACGGTTAAGCACCCAGTCGGCGACGAGGTTGACCGAGATCGCCAGCATGGCGATCGCCGCCGCCGGGATCAGTGCCGCCCCGATGCCGAAGACGATGCCGTCCTTGTTTTCCTTGACCATGCCGCCCCAGTCGGCATCCGGTGGCTGCACGCCAAGACCGAGGAAGGACAGCGTCGACAGAAACAGCACCGCATAGATGAAGCGCAGGCCGAGTTCCGAAACCAGCGGCGACAGCGCATTGGGCAGGATTTCGCGGAAGATGATCCAGGCGCTGCCTTCGCCACGCAGCTTGGCGGCTTCGACATAGTCCATGACATTGATGTCGACGGCCACCGCTCGCGACAGGCGATAGACGCGTGTCGAATCGAGAATGCCCATCACCATAATCAGCGTCACCAGGTTGGTCGGAAGCACCGACAACACGACCAGGCCCATGATCAGCGTCGGGATCGACATCAGGAGGTCGACGAGGCGCGACAGGATCGTGTCGAACCAGCCGCCGAACACCGCCGCCGAGAAGCCCAGTATGGCACCGAGCGAGAATGACATCGCGGTGGCCAGCACCGCGATGAACAGGGTGATGCGTGCGCCGTAGATCATCCGCGACAACAGATCGCGGCCGAGATTGTCGGTGCCCAGCCAATGCGCCGCCGACATAGGCTCCCAGACATCGCCGACGATCTCAGCGTTGTCATGCGGTGAGATCCAGGGCGCGAAGACCGCCGCCAGCACGAACAGTGCGGTCAGGATTATGCCGATCAGCGCGGGGATGGGGATGCGTTTGATATCGAGCATGCCCGCCCCCTATTTCGGATGTCGGAGACGCGGATTGGCGATGATCGCCGCTATGTCCGCAATGATGTTGAGGCTGATGTAGACGGCGGCGAAGATCAGGCCGACGGCCTGCACCACCGGCACGTCACGCTTGGTGACGTGATCGACGAGATATTGTCCCATGCCGGGATAGACGAAGATCACCTCGACCACGACGACGCCGACGATCAGATAGGCGAGGTTGAGCATGACGACGTTGATGATCGGCGCGATCGCGTTCGGGAAGGCATGCTTGCGGATGACGTTGAAGGCCGACAGGCCTTTCAGTTCCGCCGTCTCGACATAGGCCGACTGCATGACGTTGAGGATCGCCGCGCGCGTCATGCGCATCATGTGGGCGAGCACCACCAGCGTCAGCGCCGTCGCCGGCAGCGCGATCGCCTGCATCCGCTCACCGAACGGCATGCCGTCATAGACGGTCGAGATGCCGGGAAAGATCTGCCACTTCACAGCGAAGAAGTAGACCAGCACATAGCCGATGAAGAATTCCGGGAAGGAGGTCGACGCGAGCGCCAGTCCGGAGATCAGCTTGTCGACCCAGCCATTGCGGTAACGCACCGCGATCAGGCCGAGGATGATCGCCAGCGGCACGGCCACGATCGCCGCCCAGAAGGCGAGGAACAGCGTGTTCCACAGCCGGCCCTTGATCGAGGTGGCGATATCCTGGCCGCTCGACATGGCCGTGCCAAGGTTGCCGGTCAGCACGCCGCCGAGCCAGTGGAAATACCTGACATAGGCCGGGTCGTTCAGCCCGAGCTGCTCGCGCAGATTGGCGAGCGACTCCGGCGTCGCCGATTGTCCCAGAATGGCTTGCGCGACGTCGCCGGGCAGGATTTGCGTGCCGGCGAAGATCAGGACCGAAATGGCCAACAAAAGGAGGACGCCCAGCGCGATGCGCTGGGCAATTAGCTTCAAGATGGGTGAAGACATCTCTGCAAAGCCGGACTCAGGCCTGCAGCCAGCACTTCGCCAGGGCGTAGCCGTTCATCAGTTCCTGGTGCGGATCGTCCACCCAGCCATCGACCTTGGCGCCGGTGGCGTCGATGAACTGGTTGAACATTGGCAGGATCAGGCCGCCTTCGTCGCGCACCATGACGGCCATGTCGTGGTACATCTGCTTGCGCTTGGCCTCGTCGAGTTCGGCGCGCGCTGCCAGCACCATCTTATCGAAGTCCGGGCGCTTGAAACGCGTGTCGTTCCAGTCGGCGGTCGACAGATAGGCTGTCGAGTACATCTGGTCCTGCGTCGAGCGGCCACCCCAATAGGAAGCGCAGAAGGGCTGCTTGTTCCAGACCTCGTTCCAGTAGCCGTCGCCGGGCTCGCGCTTGAGCTCGATCTTGATACCGGCCTTGGCCGCGCTCTGCTGGAAGAGCTGTGAGGCATCGACCGCGCCGGGGAAGGCGACGTCGGAGGTCCTGAGCAGCACGGTGCCGTCATGGCCGGACTTCTTGTAGTGGAACTTGGCCTTGTCGGGATCGTACTTGCGCTGCTCGATCTCGGTGAACAGCGGATAGGACGAGTTGATCGGGAAGTCGTTGCCGAGCGAGCCATAGCCGCGCAGCACCTTGGTCAGCATCTCCTCGCGGTCGATCGCGAGCTTCAGCGCCATGCGCAGGTCGTTGTTGTCGAAGGGTGCTGTGTTGCAATGCATGATGAAGACATAGTGGCCCGGACCCGCATGGTTGCGGATGGTGACGCCCGGCACGCGCTTGATCAGGTCGACGATCTTTGGCTCGACGCGGTTGATCATGTTGACCTGGCCGCCCTGCAGGGCCGCCGTGCGCGCCGTGGCGTCGTTGATGACGATGACTTCGATCTGGTCGGCATGGCCCATCTTGTCGCCCTGCCAGTAGTTGGCGAAACGCTCGCCGCCATGGCGTACGCCGGGCTCGTTGGTCTTGACCACGTACGGGCCGGCCGAAATGCCGGCATCGGGCTTGTCCTTGCCGCCATTCGGCTGGACGATCAGGTGATAGTCGCTGAGCAGGTAGGGAAGGTCGGCATTGGCCTCCTTCAGCGTCAGCACCACTTCCTTGCCGCTGGCCTTGATGGTCGCGATGCCCTTCATGTAGCCGAGCGCGCCGGATTTCGACTTCTCGTCCGAATGACGCTCAAGCGTGGCGGCCACGTCCTCGGCAGTCACGGTCTTGCCGTTGTGGAATTCGACCCCGTCGCGGATTTTCAGGGTCCAGGTCTTCGCATCGTCCGAGGAGCCGATCTCCTCGGCGATACGGTTCTCGAGCTTGCCGTCCGGCGACAGCTCGACGATCATTTCGCCCCAGCACTTGCCGAAGGCGAACGGCACCTGCGTCATCATCAGCGCCGGATCGAGGCTGTTGGTGGATTCACCGCCGACCAGGCCGGCCTTCAGCGTGCCGCCCTTGACCGGTCCTGCCGCCCGCGCCGCGCTTGAAAGCAGCGAGTTGGCGAAGGGCGCGGCGATGCCGAGCGCTGCCGCCCGACCGAGAAAATCACGACGGCTCAGCTTGCCGGCTGCAACATGCCGGCTAAGGAATTCCAGTTCGTTTGACATTTTGAGTTCCTCACTCTGTTGGTTCGACTCTGCGGTCGATTTTCTTGCTTCTTGTGAGGGGAATAATGACCGTAAGGGAAAGCGGTAAGCAAGACCGAATGCGACATGCCGTGGCGTAAATCGTACGTCGCATTTGGACCAACGGCGTCAGCACTCAAACAAGCGCGCGCGGAATCTTTTCCTCGAAATTGCGTTCGAAGACAATTTTTTCGCCCTCATAAGCCTCGATTCTGGCGCTGACGATGAAGTTTTGTTCGTCCGATCGCATCTCGGCCCATGTCTCGGTACGCACCGACCATCCATTTCGCGACAGTGTCTGTGTCCAATGGGTTTTTCCCGTGGCTGACAATGGATTGTCAGGGTGGATCGTCCAGGTCTCGCGGGCGATGCTGCCATTGACCAGGCCGTGGTCGAGATCGCGCACCGCGCCAAAATCATCCGCTATGGAAAGCGTGACGATTCCAGTCTTTTCATCGCGATCGACATGGCGTTCGGAATTGGCGGGCCGAACCGTCTCGGTGGCCCAGGGCGCAGCCCCTTCCGGCTCGGCGAACGTCGCTTCGTTGCCTTTTGCAAGCGGCCGTAGCGGCAAGGCCAGTGTCGCAGCCGACAAGGTCAGCCGCACCGGCTCCGGCGAGGGCCAGATCATTGGCCAATAGGCGTTCGACACGGCGACGCGCAGGCGGTGGCCGGCCGGCACGCGGTAGGCGCATTGATCGAGCACGACGCGCGCCGACACGGTCTCGCCCGGCACCAGCGCCTGCGGGAATTCATGCGAGTCGCGGTGCGTCAGGTTGAGCACGCCGTAGGAGATCAGTTCCGAAGCGCCGTCGGGATGCACGTCGCAGAGCCGCACCGCGATGTTGGCCTGCGGGCGATCGGACGAGAGCGTGACCTGAACTTCCGGCGCACCGACAATGTCGATGGCCTCGGCGAGTTCCGGCTGGTCGAAACACACCGACAGCGCATCGTCGGGACGCTGGTCGCCCGGCAGTTCCGGGCCGAAGGTGAACGGGAAATATTCGCCACCGGCGAGGCCACAATTCTGGGGCGAGGCGACAATGGCCGGCCTGCTGCCTGCGGAGATCAGTTCGACCGTTTGCGTCTTGATGGCCGGCGACGGCCATTGTTGCTCCGCCACCCAGCGACCGGGTCGCTCCGGATGCCAGCGGGCCGGGCGCACGCTGTCCATCACATAGGCGCGGTAAGCGGGATCGTTCTCGACGCCGGTCTTGGCATCCTTCAGCCAGCGGTCCCACCAGCGCAGAGCTTCCTGCAGGAAGCCAATGGCCGGCTGGGGTCCGGCATAATGCGGATATTTGTGGATCCAGGGGCCGACGATGCCCTTGACCGGCGCCTCGATGTTGGTGACGAGGTGCGAGATCGTGTTGCGGTAGCCGTCATGCCAGCCGCCGATCGACAGCACGGCCGCCTTGACGGCGGAAAAATCCTCGCAGATCGAGCCACGCTTCCAATAGGCGTCGCGATGCTGGTGCTTCAGCCACAGCGGCGCCAGGAAAGCCTGGTTCTCCAGCCGCGTCAGCCACAGATCGCGCCAGCGGTTGTCGCCGGCAATCAGCGGGTCCGGCGGCCGCGACGAGTAGGACAGCATCGTCGATGCCCAGCCGAAATTCTCGATCAGCAGGCAGCCGCCCTTGTAGTGGATGTCGTCGGCGTAGCGGTCGACGGTCGAGCACAGGCTGATCACGGCCTTCAGCGCCGGCGGCTGCTTGGCCGCGACCTGCAGGCAGTTGAAGCCGCCCCAGGAAATGCCCATCATGCCAACATTGCCATTGCACCAGGGTTGGCTGGCCGCCCAGGCGATGACGTCGCAGGCGTCCTGCAATTCCTGCTCGGAATATTCGTCGTCCATCAGCCCTTCGGAATCGCCATTGCCGCGCATGTCGACGCGGATCGAGGCATAACCGTGCCCGGCAAAATAGGGATGCGTCAGCTGATCGCGAAAAATGGTGCCGTCGCGCTTGCGGTAGGGCAAGTGCTCGAGGATCACAGGCACCGGATCGTCGCCGGCATCCTCCGGCATCCACACCCGCGCCGACAGCCGGCAGCCATCCGGCATGACGATGCCCATATCGGGGAATTCGACGACCTTGCGGGGAAATTCAGTGATGGTTTTCATGGGTGCGCATAACGCCCCGCGTCGCCGCAACTTTCAATCGCCATTCGCGACTGGCGTAGCGAATTATGCGACCTGTGCCGCTACCGCAATTCGTCCAGCAGTTCGGGATGTTTTTCCAGCAACGTCATCAGTTGGATGGTCGGGCCGCTTGGCTCGATCAGGCCTCGTTCATATTTGTCGAAAGCATTTTCGCCGACTTTGAACAGGGATCCTGCCTCGCGCTGTGACAGTTTGAGCTTTGTGCGCATACGGCGGATGGTTGCCGGAGCGGGAACGCCGTCGATCTTTTCCTTGAGGGCGCGAAGAGCCGCTTCGACAGCAATCATGTCGTCCCCAACATGCACCCCCTCGTTCCCGGTGGCCGGATAATAACCCGGAAGGTCGACAATTATGCTCTCGCCCTTATAGGTCACAGTGAATGGACGCACCTGACGCGTCAGGGTTTCTCCGGTTTCGGGGGAAATCATCGTCCTACTTTCATCCCTTGTCGCCATGGTCATTTCTCCTTGAACGACATGACCGTGAACTCGGTCACGACATCCGCCTGGAATTTCACATAGAGGAGCAGGTCACGCGCCGGCACATGGTAGACGTCCTGCCAAACCCGATGATCCGCGAAAGTCGTCATCGACTTCACGAACATCTTGCGTGTCATGTCGCCGATCACCTCGACAATGCCGGCGCGATCGAAACCAAGACCGAGAGCGTCTCGCAGCGCGGATGTTGTGATTGCCAGCGTGTCCACGGACCCCAACGCCGTCTTGATCGCGTCAAGATCGTAGGTGGGCCTGCGTTTCTCCAGACTGCAATATGCCACCATAAAGGTGGCAATTCAAGACGGCTGATCCTAGGGGCTGAAGGCTAGTCTAGCGGGATGTCGTTTTCGCTTTTGCTCGCCTGGTAGGCGCCGGACAGTTCATCGTAGCGTGCCGAGATCTTGCCGATGCGCGTCTCCAGCCGTTCGCGCTCGGCCTCGGGCAGCGCCCGCACCAGCCTGCGGATGGAAAAGCTCTTCCAATAGGCGTTCTCGGCATTGTAGCCGCCGGGGTCGAGGGTGAAGACCTCTTTCAGGATTTTCAGGTCGTGCGGGATGGCAAAACTGTCGCGCGAATCCTCGTGGCTGAAGAGGTAGTAGAAATTGTCGAAGCCGGTCCAGGTGATCGCCGAAAGGCAGAGCGAGCAGGGCTCGTGCGTGGCTATGAACAGCGCGTCCTTGGTGTCGACGCGCTCGGCTTTCGGCATCTCGTAAAACCGCTTCAGGCAATGCACCTCGCCATGCCAGAGCGGGTTTTCGATCTCGTTGTTGGTTTCGGCCAGAACCAGCGAGCGGTCGTCCTTGCGCAGGATCGCTGCGCCGAACAGCTTGTTGCCGTGGGCAACGCCGTCAGCCGTCTTCGGCACGATGTCGTGCTCGATGACGTCGAGCAGGCGGTCGATCAGCGAAATGTCGGTCATTGGAAAAGGGAACCCTTCAGGGAAGGTGGATCTCGTAGGCGTGCGAGAAATGGAACTCTTCGAGGTTCGAGCCGTCGCCGCCGCGGTCGACGATCAGGAAATCCTGGGGCTCGCCGAGCGGCGTCAGCACGCCATGCCAGAGATTGCGCGAATAGTTGATGCCTTGTCCGGGCGCGGTGATGAAGGCGTGCGGCTCGCCCGGCCCCTCCTTGCCGTCATGGCACACGACGACCAGGAACGGGCACGGCGACAACGGGATGAAAGCCTGGCTGCCGAGGGGGTGACGCTCGACCATGATCAGCTTCAACGGCATCTCATAAGGCGTGCCGCGCACCATCGAGATCAGCACGCGGGCGTTCAGTCCCGCCGCCTCGGCGGTGGCGAGATCGTGGTAGCGTTCGGCCTTGCCGCCATTGATCGGGTAGTGGTTGTCGCCGCCCATGTCGATGACATCGCCGAAGGGGGCAAAGGCCTCGCGGGTCAGCGGCCGCGCAACGATGCGGGTCACCGCGCGCGACTGCCAATGCCCGCCCCGCCGAGCTTGGCGTGCCGGTTGACGTCCTTGTAGAGCAGGTAGCGGAATTTGCCGGGGCCGCCGGCATAGCAGGCCTGCGGGCAGAAGGCGCGCAGCCACATATAGTCCCCGGCTTCGACCTCGACCCAGTCCTGGTTGAGGCGGTACACCGCCTTGCCTTCCAGCACGTAGAGCCCGTGTTCCATGACATGCGTCTCGGCGAAGGGAATGACAGCGCCGGGCTCGAGCGTGACGATGGTCATGTGCATGTCGTGGCGCAAATCGGCGGGATCGACGAAGCGTGTCGTCGCCCAGCGACCCTCTGTGCCGGGCATCGGCGTCGGCGCGATATCCTGTTCATTGGTGAAAAAGGCCTCCGGCGTGTCGAGACCGTCGACCACCTCGTAGGCCTTGCGAATCCAATGGAAGCGGACTGCCGCCTTGCTTTCGTTGCGAACCGTCCAGCCGCTGGCCGGCGGCAGGAAGGCAAAGCCTCCCGGCCGCAAAACATGCTTCTTGCCGGCGAGCAGAATCGTCAGTTCGCCTTCGACCACGAACAGGGCGCCCTCGGCGCCGGCATCGGGTTCCGGCCGGTCGCTGCCGCCGCCGGGCGCGACCTCGACAATGTATTGCGAAAACGTCTCGGCGAAGCCGGACAGCGGCCGCGACAGGATCCAGACGCGGGTCTTGTCCCAGAACGGCAAGGCGCTGGTGACGATGTCCTGCATCACGCCTTTGGGGATGACGGCGTAGGCCTCGGTGAAGACGGCACGGCCTGTCAGCAATTCAGATTGGCCGGGATGGCCGCCATGCGGTGCGTAGTAGGTGCGCTCTGGCATCCTGATCGTATCCATGGGTTCAAACCTATTGCGGTAGCATATCTCTGAGGCGGAGCAGCGCGATGCGCTCGACCTGTTTGCAGGCGGTTTCGAATTCGACGCCGCGGCTGTTGCCAATGCGCGCCTCGAATTCCGCCAGGATTTCCTCCTTGGTCTTGCCCTTCACCGCGATGATGAAGGGGAAGCCGAAAGTGGTGACGTAGGCGGCGTTGAGCTTGGAGAACAGTTCGCGCTCCTTGTCGGTCAGCGCGTCGAGGCCGGCCGAGGCTTGTTCCCGCGTAGACTCCGCCGTCAGCCGCTTGGCCTTGGCCAGCTTGCCGGCAAGGTCGGGATGAGCGTTGAGCACGCCGAGCCGCTCGGTCTCGCTGGCGGAACGGAAGATGC is a genomic window of Mesorhizobium huakuii containing:
- a CDS encoding ABC transporter substrate-binding protein, which translates into the protein MKTELDHLADLAGQGRISRRDFLGRTAALGVSAALATTLAGKAFAQTPVKGGILKAGLQGGESTNSLDPALNLSQVTFSFCKQWGEFLVRLKPDGGVENLIAEEIGASADAKTWTIKVRDGIEFHNGKTVTADDVAATLERHADEKSKSGALGVLKNIKGIKPNGEEVVVTLGDADADFPYLMADYHLVIQPNGGKDNPNAGISAGPYKVTVNQPGVRHGGERFANYWRGDKAGHADQIEIVVINDATARLAALQGGQVQMINRVEPKVVDLVKRIPGVSIENVSGRGYYPFNMFCDTAPFDNNDLRMALKLAMDRDELLEKILRGYGSVGNDFPINEAYPLFSTDIEQRKFDPEKAAAAYKKSGHSGSILLRTSDVAFPGAVDAAQLYQQSAAKAGIKIEIKREPGDGYWSEVWNKQPFSLSYWGGRPTQDQMYSTGYVSTADWNDTRFKRPEFDKMLFTARAELDQAKRKAIYHDMAVLMRDEGGLIVPFFNQFIDAAATNKISGYVKNPNGEMMDGYALAECWLNA
- a CDS encoding ABC transporter ATP-binding protein, whose protein sequence is MADSKAKPGLLLDIRNLRIEATVYPPGEPPKNIVLVHDVSLTLEKGKVLGLIGESGAGKSTIGLSSMGYGRGGVRITGGEVILNGRDILKGGKEGFRKLRGREVCYVAQSAAAAFNPAHRLMDQVVEATLLHGTATRAEAEKRAVALFKKLSLPNPETIGERFPHQVSGGQLQRVMTAMALCSEPDLIVFDEPTTALDVTTQIDVLAAIKDAIRDTHVAALYITHDLAVVAQVSDEIMVLRHGRLVEWGGTRQIIKEPRQEYTNALVSVHEIEHAEQKPGTTPFLSVKNVTAAYGRSHIKVLKNVSVDIYPGQTLAVVGESGSGKSTLARAITGLLPPEEGTVTFDGRPLANRLADRPKEDLRQLQMIYQMADVAMNPRQTVGTIIGRPLEFYFGIRGKERDRRVAELLDKIEMGKGFFDRYPAELSGGQKQRVCIARSLAAKPKLIICDEVTSALDPLVAHGILELLLELQKEENVAYLFITHDLATVKSIADSIAVMYRGEVVRYGPKSTVLTPPFDAYTDLLLSSVPEMEIGWLEKAIKGRRMASAGN
- a CDS encoding ABC transporter permease — its product is MLDIKRIPIPALIGIILTALFVLAAVFAPWISPHDNAEIVGDVWEPMSAAHWLGTDNLGRDLLSRMIYGARITLFIAVLATAMSFSLGAILGFSAAVFGGWFDTILSRLVDLLMSIPTLIMGLVVLSVLPTNLVTLIMVMGILDSTRVYRLSRAVAVDINVMDYVEAAKLRGEGSAWIIFREILPNALSPLVSELGLRFIYAVLFLSTLSFLGLGVQPPDADWGGMVKENKDGIVFGIGAALIPAAAIAMLAISVNLVADWVLNRTTSLKGGRG
- a CDS encoding ABC transporter permease — its product is MSSPILKLIAQRIALGVLLLLAISVLIFAGTQILPGDVAQAILGQSATPESLANLREQLGLNDPAYVRYFHWLGGVLTGNLGTAMSSGQDIATSIKGRLWNTLFLAFWAAIVAVPLAIILGLIAVRYRNGWVDKLISGLALASTSFPEFFIGYVLVYFFAVKWQIFPGISTVYDGMPFGERMQAIALPATALTLVVLAHMMRMTRAAILNVMQSAYVETAELKGLSAFNVIRKHAFPNAIAPIINVVMLNLAYLIVGVVVVEVIFVYPGMGQYLVDHVTKRDVPVVQAVGLIFAAVYISLNIIADIAAIIANPRLRHPK
- a CDS encoding ABC transporter substrate-binding protein; the protein is MSNELEFLSRHVAAGKLSRRDFLGRAAALGIAAPFANSLLSSAARAAGPVKGGTLKAGLVGGESTNSLDPALMMTQVPFAFGKCWGEMIVELSPDGKLENRIAEEIGSSDDAKTWTLKIRDGVEFHNGKTVTAEDVAATLERHSDEKSKSGALGYMKGIATIKASGKEVVLTLKEANADLPYLLSDYHLIVQPNGGKDKPDAGISAGPYVVKTNEPGVRHGGERFANYWQGDKMGHADQIEVIVINDATARTAALQGGQVNMINRVEPKIVDLIKRVPGVTIRNHAGPGHYVFIMHCNTAPFDNNDLRMALKLAIDREEMLTKVLRGYGSLGNDFPINSSYPLFTEIEQRKYDPDKAKFHYKKSGHDGTVLLRTSDVAFPGAVDASQLFQQSAAKAGIKIELKREPGDGYWNEVWNKQPFCASYWGGRSTQDQMYSTAYLSTADWNDTRFKRPDFDKMVLAARAELDEAKRKQMYHDMAVMVRDEGGLILPMFNQFIDATGAKVDGWVDDPHQELMNGYALAKCWLQA
- a CDS encoding CocE/NonD family hydrolase, whose translation is MKTITEFPRKVVEFPDMGIVMPDGCRLSARVWMPEDAGDDPVPVILEHLPYRKRDGTIFRDQLTHPYFAGHGYASIRVDMRGNGDSEGLMDDEYSEQELQDACDVIAWAASQPWCNGNVGMMGISWGGFNCLQVAAKQPPALKAVISLCSTVDRYADDIHYKGGCLLIENFGWASTMLSYSSRPPDPLIAGDNRWRDLWLTRLENQAFLAPLWLKHQHRDAYWKRGSICEDFSAVKAAVLSIGGWHDGYRNTISHLVTNIEAPVKGIVGPWIHKYPHYAGPQPAIGFLQEALRWWDRWLKDAKTGVENDPAYRAYVMDSVRPARWHPERPGRWVAEQQWPSPAIKTQTVELISAGSRPAIVASPQNCGLAGGEYFPFTFGPELPGDQRPDDALSVCFDQPELAEAIDIVGAPEVQVTLSSDRPQANIAVRLCDVHPDGASELISYGVLNLTHRDSHEFPQALVPGETVSARVVLDQCAYRVPAGHRLRVAVSNAYWPMIWPSPEPVRLTLSAATLALPLRPLAKGNEATFAEPEGAAPWATETVRPANSERHVDRDEKTGIVTLSIADDFGAVRDLDHGLVNGSIARETWTIHPDNPLSATGKTHWTQTLSRNGWSVRTETWAEMRSDEQNFIVSARIEAYEGEKIVFERNFEEKIPRALV
- a CDS encoding type II toxin-antitoxin system MqsA family antitoxin, producing the protein MATRDESRTMISPETGETLTRQVRPFTVTYKGESIIVDLPGYYPATGNEGVHVGDDMIAVEAALRALKEKIDGVPAPATIRRMRTKLKLSQREAGSLFKVGENAFDKYERGLIEPSGPTIQLMTLLEKHPELLDELR
- a CDS encoding type II toxin-antitoxin system MqsR family toxin, with the protein product MDTLAITTSALRDALGLGFDRAGIVEVIGDMTRKMFVKSMTTFADHRVWQDVYHVPARDLLLYVKFQADVVTEFTVMSFKEK
- a CDS encoding nucleoside deaminase, yielding MTDISLIDRLLDVIEHDIVPKTADGVAHGNKLFGAAILRKDDRSLVLAETNNEIENPLWHGEVHCLKRFYEMPKAERVDTKDALFIATHEPCSLCLSAITWTGFDNFYYLFSHEDSRDSFAIPHDLKILKEVFTLDPGGYNAENAYWKSFSIRRLVRALPEAERERLETRIGKISARYDELSGAYQASKSENDIPLD
- a CDS encoding ureidoglycolate lyase, yielding MTRIVARPLTREAFAPFGDVIDMGGDNHYPINGGKAERYHDLATAEAAGLNARVLISMVRGTPYEMPLKLIMVERHPLGSQAFIPLSPCPFLVVVCHDGKEGPGEPHAFITAPGQGINYSRNLWHGVLTPLGEPQDFLIVDRGGDGSNLEEFHFSHAYEIHLP
- a CDS encoding bifunctional allantoicase/(S)-ureidoglycine aminohydrolase, encoding MDTIRMPERTYYAPHGGHPGQSELLTGRAVFTEAYAVIPKGVMQDIVTSALPFWDKTRVWILSRPLSGFAETFSQYIVEVAPGGGSDRPEPDAGAEGALFVVEGELTILLAGKKHVLRPGGFAFLPPASGWTVRNESKAAVRFHWIRKAYEVVDGLDTPEAFFTNEQDIAPTPMPGTEGRWATTRFVDPADLRHDMHMTIVTLEPGAVIPFAETHVMEHGLYVLEGKAVYRLNQDWVEVEAGDYMWLRAFCPQACYAGGPGKFRYLLYKDVNRHAKLGGAGIGSRAR